The DNA window TCGGCCTTCTCGGGCACTTTCCCGCCGTTGCTTCCGCCGGAGATAAACAAGAATCCAATCGGGCTCACAACCTTGTCCGGCTTGATAATCGTCAGCCAGTGTTGCCATACGGGCCGATCCACGTCTGCTGTCGTGCGCCACGTCTGCGACGTCATGTCCAACACATAGGCCGTGTAGCCCTCGCCCTTGATGGTATTGGCCAACGCATATTTGTAGCTCGCGTCGGGCGTCTTCACGTATCGATCCAGCGCCGTCTGTTCGCTGCCCGGCGCGGGACCCTCCGCCTTGTCCACATGGGCGCATCCCGCCAAGAGCCCTGCCACCACCAACGCACACCACGCCCATCGCCGCATGTCCCTGAAAAACGCGTTCATCGTAGAGTCTCCGGTTGGATTGTTGGTCCGATTGCCCGAAACTGACGCCGTGCGCCAAGATGCAAGTCCAAAGAAGGTTGGCACGGATAGAGGGAATTGTCAATCGCAAGCGCGAGGACTTATTATCACAAGACTACCGGAGCGCACGACATGAACACTCTTCTTCGCCTCGCAGCTGTACTCGCGGTCATAGCCCTATTCGCGGCGACACCCCTGATTGCCCAAACGCCTGCCGCCCAACCGGCTCCCCCCGTTGCGGCACAACCCGCCCCGCTTGAGACTATCGCACTCGATCCACCCCGGCTCGACGCTGGACTTCCTATCATGCAGGCCCTGAAGAACCGCCACTCCGATAAGGAGTACGCAGACACCAAACTCACGAAACAGCAACTGTCGGAAGTGCTGTGGGCGGCCGACGGCGTAAACCGGGAAGACGGGCATCGCACCGCACCCTCCGCCATGGGCAAATACCCCATCGACATTTACGTCGTGCTTGAAGAAGGCATCTATCTCTACAATCCCGCCAAGCACGAATTGACGCCGGTTGCCCAAGGCGACTTCCGCAAACAGAGCGCTTCCCAGGACTACGCGCACACGGCGCCCCTCAACCTTGTCTACGTTGCCGACTTCGAGAAGTTCGCCGGCGTGCGCGACGCCTCCCCTGAGAAGATGACCGAATGGGCATGCATGGAGTCCGGCGCCCAGGCCCAAAACGTCTACCTCTACTGCGCCTCCGAAGGCCTGGCCTCCGTCTTCCGCGTCTCCATCGACAAGGACCAATTCGGCAAAGCAATCAACGTCCGCCCCTCGCAATCCATCATCGCCGCCCAGACCGTCGGACACGCCAAGTAGACCATCCCCGCGCGCGCCGAAACCAGGGACTGACACAAGCGCAGCGGCCGCAGGGAGCGCAGACGTGTCTGTCCCTGATTTCGAAAGCCCCCCGTAGTGGCAGAGTCTCCCGACCCTGACACTACTCACGACCGTCAGGTCTCCACTCCATCGCCGCAACCCACCGTGCATGCGCTTCGCCCCACCATTCACAACCTCTACTTCTCTTCCACGCCGCAAGGCGCAAAACATAACAGCCTGGGGCAGAGTCCTCCGAAGCCCCGAAACGCAGTGCAGGGGCGAAGGAGGACGACGCCCCAGGTCAGCGCCCCACCCATTGTCCGCTCTGAAAGAGCATCACATCACCCACGACACGTTCCGATACACAGTCGAGCATCAGACACGATTCACAAGATTCACACGATTAAGATGCCCTCATGTCATATACACCCCTCTTTCAAAAATGCAATTCCGTGAATCGTGTCAATCATGTCCAAT is part of the Candidatus Hydrogenedentota bacterium genome and encodes:
- a CDS encoding SagB/ThcOx family dehydrogenase, which translates into the protein MNTLLRLAAVLAVIALFAATPLIAQTPAAQPAPPVAAQPAPLETIALDPPRLDAGLPIMQALKNRHSDKEYADTKLTKQQLSEVLWAADGVNREDGHRTAPSAMGKYPIDIYVVLEEGIYLYNPAKHELTPVAQGDFRKQSASQDYAHTAPLNLVYVADFEKFAGVRDASPEKMTEWACMESGAQAQNVYLYCASEGLASVFRVSIDKDQFGKAINVRPSQSIIAAQTVGHAK